One region of Streptomyces sp. CG4 genomic DNA includes:
- a CDS encoding LacI family DNA-binding transcriptional regulator, translating into MASIKDVAAAAGVSVATVSRVLNAHPSVSADARARVLAAVEALGYRPNAVARSLRTDQTHTLGLVISDVLNPYFTELARSVEEEARALGYSVIIGNADERPELQDHHVRNLLDRRIDGLLVSPTDGGSPLMLDAARAGTPMVFVDRWIPGLDVPVVRADGRAAVRDLVAHLHGLGHRRLAIIAGPAATTTGSERVEAFRAALAEHGLPLPDAYIGQGDFQAESGRRVTEGFLDLPRPPEVVFAADNLMALGALDAVRARGLRVPDDIALAAFDDIPWFVHTDPPVTAIAQPTGELGRAAVRALVDRIEGRAAASVTLSARLVVRRSCGEHPQKNRSTS; encoded by the coding sequence ATGGCGAGCATCAAGGACGTCGCCGCTGCAGCCGGCGTGTCCGTCGCCACGGTCTCGCGTGTCCTGAACGCGCATCCGTCGGTCAGTGCCGACGCACGGGCGCGTGTGCTGGCCGCCGTCGAAGCGCTGGGGTATCGGCCCAACGCCGTCGCCCGGTCGCTGCGTACCGACCAGACCCACACCCTCGGGCTGGTGATCAGCGATGTGCTGAACCCCTACTTCACCGAGCTGGCCCGCTCCGTCGAGGAGGAGGCACGGGCGCTCGGGTACAGCGTGATCATCGGGAACGCCGACGAGCGGCCCGAGCTGCAGGACCACCACGTGCGGAATCTGCTCGACCGGCGGATCGACGGGCTCCTCGTGTCCCCCACCGATGGGGGGTCGCCGCTCATGCTCGACGCCGCTCGGGCCGGGACTCCCATGGTGTTCGTGGACCGGTGGATCCCGGGCCTGGACGTGCCCGTCGTACGCGCCGACGGGCGGGCGGCCGTACGGGATCTGGTCGCGCATCTGCATGGGCTCGGGCATCGGCGGCTCGCCATCATCGCCGGGCCCGCCGCCACCACGACCGGCAGTGAGCGTGTCGAGGCCTTCCGGGCCGCGCTCGCCGAGCACGGGCTTCCGCTTCCCGATGCCTACATCGGCCAGGGCGACTTCCAGGCCGAGAGCGGGCGGCGGGTCACCGAGGGGTTTCTGGATCTGCCTCGGCCGCCGGAGGTCGTCTTCGCCGCCGACAATCTCATGGCACTCGGTGCGCTCGACGCGGTACGCGCGCGTGGACTGCGCGTTCCGGACGACATCGCGCTCGCCGCGTTCGACGACATCCCCTGGTTCGTGCACACCGATCCGCCCGTCACCGCGATCGCCCAGCCGACCGGTGAGCTGGGGCGGGCCGCCGTACGGGCCCTCGTCGACCGCATCGAGGGGCGGGCGGCCGCGTCCGTCACCCTCTCCGCCCGGCTCGTCGTGCGCCGCTCGTGCGGCGAGCATCCCCAGAAGAACAGGAGCACGTCGTGA
- a CDS encoding ATP-binding protein, with amino-acid sequence MPENEAWDYTLYVPNDLRAVTVCRRTLRLILTLHGLIGIVDTAELLAAELVSNAVRHTKGPAALRVRRTPEGTVWIGAWDTDPAPPDPPRPLEQVAELEDGRGLGLVKACAEYWGWQPTARFGDRGKYVWCELGAA; translated from the coding sequence ATGCCCGAAAACGAAGCCTGGGACTACACGCTCTACGTCCCCAACGACCTCAGAGCCGTCACGGTGTGCCGCCGCACCCTGCGCCTGATTCTGACCCTGCATGGGTTGATCGGGATCGTGGACACGGCGGAGTTGCTGGCGGCTGAGCTGGTGTCCAATGCCGTGCGGCATACGAAGGGGCCGGCGGCGTTGAGGGTGCGTCGTACCCCGGAGGGCACGGTGTGGATCGGGGCGTGGGACACCGATCCCGCTCCGCCGGATCCGCCGCGTCCGCTGGAGCAGGTGGCGGAGCTGGAGGACGGGCGGGGGCTGGGGCTGGTGAAGGCCTGTGCGGAGTACTGGGGGTGGCAGCCCACGGCACGGTTCGGGGACCGGGGAAAGTACGTGTGGTGTGAGCTGGGGGCCGCGTGA
- a CDS encoding helix-turn-helix domain-containing protein yields the protein MVQRREPTARQLRLGVELRRLREAAGLTAVQAAALLGVNRVQMSHIESGLTGVSEERLRRLASHYACTNAEFIDALVEMATDRTRGWWEEYRGRLPTSFLDLSELEHHARFLRHVAILYVPGLLQTEDYSRAVFLSRLPELTGEEVELRIQHRRARQEFSIPYEAVIHEAALRIRVSDRATARAQLTRLLELSEADHITVRVIPFDLDGFARASSAMTYVGGTLPKLDTVVRDAPHGSVFIDSEAQLGTYRTRFRKVERVSLDPDRSRDFMRDLTKEL from the coding sequence ATGGTCCAGAGGCGCGAACCAACAGCCCGTCAGCTGCGCCTGGGAGTCGAATTGCGCAGGCTGCGCGAGGCGGCAGGACTCACCGCCGTCCAAGCGGCGGCGCTACTCGGGGTGAACAGGGTCCAGATGAGCCACATCGAATCAGGCCTCACGGGAGTCAGTGAAGAGCGGCTGCGTCGACTCGCGTCCCATTACGCCTGTACAAACGCGGAGTTCATCGATGCCTTGGTCGAGATGGCCACGGACCGGACACGAGGTTGGTGGGAGGAGTACCGGGGCCGGCTTCCTACGTCATTCCTGGACCTGTCCGAGTTGGAGCACCACGCCCGATTCCTGCGCCACGTAGCAATCCTCTATGTGCCGGGCCTGCTGCAGACGGAGGACTACTCGCGTGCCGTCTTCTTGTCCAGGCTGCCGGAACTGACCGGCGAGGAAGTCGAGTTGCGCATCCAGCACCGTAGGGCCCGCCAGGAGTTCAGCATCCCGTACGAAGCGGTGATCCATGAGGCGGCCCTTCGGATCAGAGTCAGCGACCGTGCCACCGCAAGGGCTCAACTCACCCGGCTCCTTGAGCTCTCCGAAGCCGACCACATCACCGTGCGCGTCATCCCCTTCGATCTGGACGGCTTCGCCAGAGCCTCCAGCGCGATGACGTATGTGGGCGGCACCCTGCCCAAGCTGGACACCGTGGTACGGGATGCACCTCACGGTTCCGTGTTCATCGACTCCGAAGCTCAGCTCGGTACCTATCGAACGCGCTTCCGTAAGGTGGAGCGCGTATCGCTCGACCCCGACCGGTCGCGGGACTTCATGCGCGATCTGACCAAGGAGCTGTGA
- a CDS encoding DUF397 domain-containing protein, giving the protein MSPLDNWRKSSYSGEGDGNECVEIAATPTHIAIRDSKTPTRATLTFPAPSFTAFLGALKKRDVTP; this is encoded by the coding sequence ATGAGCCCACTCGACAACTGGCGGAAGTCGTCCTATTCCGGCGAAGGCGACGGCAACGAATGCGTGGAGATCGCCGCCACCCCCACCCACATAGCCATACGTGACTCGAAGACCCCCACCCGAGCTACCCTCACCTTCCCCGCCCCCTCCTTCACCGCGTTCCTCGGGGCCCTGAAGAAGCGGGACGTGACACCGTAG
- a CDS encoding pore-forming ESAT-6 family protein produces MAGANADRRSYDTSASADVQGNLAGVIAQLETVIGARDKQVKKAMADFTADGVADEYHGKERRWNHASQEVRNIIHLLKTTMEKNDSTAHSTLARAKSAVDNIG; encoded by the coding sequence ATGGCGGGTGCGAATGCGGATCGTCGGTCGTACGACACGTCGGCGTCGGCGGATGTGCAGGGGAATCTCGCGGGGGTGATCGCTCAGTTGGAGACGGTCATCGGGGCGCGGGACAAGCAGGTGAAGAAGGCGATGGCGGACTTCACGGCGGATGGTGTGGCGGATGAGTACCACGGCAAGGAGCGTCGTTGGAATCATGCGTCGCAGGAGGTGCGGAACATCATTCATCTGCTGAAGACGACGATGGAGAAGAACGACTCGACGGCGCATTCGACGCTGGCGAGGGCGAAGTCCGCGGTGGACAACATCGGCTGA
- a CDS encoding DUF6507 family protein produces the protein MTGWDLHPQGINHVLTTTEKTASHLETYANDFGTHLQSAASSAGTISADGGSGGHGGHGCHGGHGGHGGQGGQGKDGGKSSGGLVALALSQYAERATKDLQFIAARAGKSLQGAVDATKAYMDGDEAMAARAQRDASMPGVKMPGVGQA, from the coding sequence ATGACGGGCTGGGATCTGCATCCGCAGGGCATCAATCATGTGCTGACGACGACGGAGAAGACGGCGTCGCATCTGGAGACGTACGCGAACGATTTCGGTACGCATCTGCAGTCGGCGGCGTCGAGTGCGGGCACGATCTCCGCGGACGGCGGCTCCGGCGGTCACGGTGGTCATGGCTGTCATGGCGGTCATGGCGGTCATGGCGGTCAGGGTGGCCAGGGCAAGGACGGCGGGAAGTCGTCGGGCGGTCTGGTGGCGTTGGCGTTGTCGCAGTATGCGGAGCGTGCGACGAAGGACTTGCAGTTCATCGCGGCGCGGGCGGGTAAGTCGTTGCAGGGTGCGGTGGATGCGACGAAGGCGTACATGGACGGGGACGAGGCGATGGCCGCGCGTGCGCAGCGTGATGCGTCGATGCCCGGGGTGAAGATGCCGGGAGTGGGCCAGGCGTGA